The Spirochaetaceae bacterium DNA segment TGTTCGGCTTTCCGCAGACCTCCGACCCGGTGTTCGCCGAACTGATCGCGTTGCCGGCGGCGCTGGCCGCGCTGGCGCGCCTCGGCTTCACGGACGTTACCTTTACCGACGCCTACCTCATCAGCAAGCCGCCGCACAGCCCGCAACTGTTCTGGCACTACGACTGGTTTGCGTGGGAGGAGCCGGAGATGTACGTGCCGGCGCCGCCGCAGGTGTTCTGCATGTACTACCTGACCGACACCTGCCGGGAGAACGGCTGCCTGCGCGTCATTCCGGGCTCGCACACGCACCACAACCCGCTGCACGACCTGATCGCCGAGCCGCACAGCGCCGCGCTCGGCAGAGCCGAGGACCTGGACCGGGCCGAGTTCGGTCAGCGGCCCGACGAGATCGACGTGCCGGTGCGGGCCGGCGAGTTGGTGGTCGGCGATGCCCGCCTGCTGCACGCCGCCCACCCCAACGGGAGCAACCGGCGCCGAACCGTGCTCACCCTCTGGTACCAGCCCGACTACTCGTC contains these protein-coding regions:
- a CDS encoding phytanoyl-CoA dioxygenase family protein encodes the protein MDKERRRQLLQDGYCLVPGVLDAGMLGRLREATDLMLDAQTEEHKARTRSQGSMFGFPQTSDPVFAELIALPAALAALARLGFTDVTFTDAYLISKPPHSPQLFWHYDWFAWEEPEMYVPAPPQVFCMYYLTDTCRENGCLRVIPGSHTHHNPLHDLIAEPHSAALGRAEDLDRAEFGQRPDEIDVPVRAGELVVGDARLLHAAHPNGSNRRRTVLTLWYQPDYSSLPERVKAQMVAKTQPLGEAWSDEGKAMVSALHPVYDGHAPPHGRMLRPRQSP